A single Spirochaeta isovalerica DNA region contains:
- a CDS encoding helix-turn-helix domain-containing protein — MSKEDKTYFDSIMTGLTESLEYSRGNLPNVKKRTVSITPVPKYDAITIRKIRNSLNLTQMIFAEALGVSIKTVEAWESGRNHPQGPASRVLQLLEMDSTLLEEHKILCV, encoded by the coding sequence ATGAGTAAAGAGGACAAGACATATTTCGACTCAATAATGACAGGCCTCACTGAATCTCTTGAATATAGTAGAGGCAATCTTCCAAATGTGAAGAAGAGAACCGTGAGCATAACCCCTGTTCCGAAGTATGACGCCATAACAATAAGGAAAATAAGAAACTCTCTGAATTTGACACAAATGATTTTTGCAGAGGCTTTAGGTGTTTCAATAAAAACAGTTGAAGCTTGGGAATCAGGAAGAAATCATCCACAAGGCCCAGCTTCTAGAGTTTTACAACTTCTAGAAATGGATAGTACCCTTTTAGAAGAACATAAAATTCTCTGCGTATAA
- a CDS encoding type II toxin-antitoxin system RelE/ParE family toxin: MPTFEKQWKEANLSDDDLKDLEVFLCEHPEAGDLIQGTGGLRKLRWSIPGKGKSGGIRTLYVDFAAYEQIHMITCFRKANKESLSKAEKQSIKSLIDQIKDNLRKKRSSK; encoded by the coding sequence ATGCCAACATTTGAGAAGCAATGGAAAGAGGCAAATCTATCTGATGATGATTTGAAGGATCTGGAAGTTTTTTTGTGTGAGCATCCAGAAGCAGGAGATCTGATTCAGGGAACAGGTGGACTCCGTAAACTAAGGTGGTCAATACCTGGGAAAGGAAAGAGCGGCGGTATAAGAACGCTCTATGTAGATTTTGCCGCATATGAGCAGATTCATATGATCACGTGTTTTAGGAAAGCAAATAAGGAAAGTCTTTCAAAAGCAGAAAAGCAAAGTATTAAGAGTCTTATTGATCAAATAAAAGATAATTTGAGAAAGAAGAGGAGTTCCAAATGA
- a CDS encoding DUF6547 family protein has translation MNKRLEYYKQFIDDLVKLKPTVLKRWVLEKGWPKLDENKKINKFLSRLKQEDKEILCELLQQARDGGIHDTLVYLNEKIILNEFKLYKGDTQLAVEPYGTELFWDWVARSEGDEWPEHQLDDDYKT, from the coding sequence ATGAATAAACGATTAGAATATTATAAACAATTTATTGACGATTTAGTTAAGTTGAAACCAACAGTTTTAAAACGATGGGTTTTAGAAAAAGGCTGGCCGAAACTTGATGAAAATAAGAAAATTAATAAGTTTCTTTCTAGGCTTAAGCAAGAAGACAAAGAAATCCTTTGTGAGCTTTTGCAACAAGCTAGAGACGGAGGAATCCACGATACACTTGTCTATCTTAATGAAAAGATTATTTTGAATGAATTTAAATTATACAAAGGTGACACGCAACTAGCTGTAGAACCATATGGAACTGAATTATTTTGGGATTGGGTGGCTCGTTCGGAAGGTGATGAATGGCCTGAACATCAACTTGATGATGACTACAAAACATGA
- a CDS encoding type II toxin-antitoxin system HicA family toxin produces MKFKELANPKNVKFSDLLKICTELFGEPRIRGSHHIFKTPWKGDPRINIQKDGKNAKPYQVKSVLKAIEKLEATNEKQ; encoded by the coding sequence ATGAAATTTAAGGAACTGGCAAATCCTAAGAATGTAAAATTCAGCGATTTGCTCAAGATTTGTACAGAGCTTTTTGGAGAACCCAGAATTCGTGGTAGTCATCATATTTTTAAGACACCATGGAAAGGAGATCCACGAATAAATATCCAAAAAGATGGCAAGAATGCAAAACCATACCAAGTGAAGTCGGTTTTGAAAGCCATTGAGAAATTGGAGGCGACGAATGAAAAACAATAA
- a CDS encoding type II toxin-antitoxin system HicB family antitoxin, with translation MKNNNLIDKYTYRVEWSEEDNTHIAKCLEFPSLMAHGDTSSDALKEIEDVVTEAIEWMREDGEEIPEPFGLKKYKGNLTLRVPPELHKNLAIKSAEEGISINKYIISRISAAV, from the coding sequence ATGAAAAACAATAATTTGATTGATAAATATACATACCGAGTAGAGTGGTCTGAAGAAGATAATACGCATATTGCTAAATGCCTGGAATTTCCATCTCTTATGGCACATGGAGATACTTCAAGTGACGCATTAAAAGAGATCGAAGATGTCGTAACAGAAGCTATCGAGTGGATGAGAGAAGATGGAGAAGAGATTCCTGAGCCTTTTGGACTAAAAAAGTATAAAGGAAACCTTACGTTGAGAGTTCCACCGGAACTTCACAAGAATCTTGCAATAAAATCAGCTGAAGAAGGGATTTCAATTAACAAGTATATCATTTCAAGGATTTCTGCTGCTGTATAA